In the genome of Vicia villosa cultivar HV-30 ecotype Madison, WI linkage group LG7, Vvil1.0, whole genome shotgun sequence, one region contains:
- the LOC131616393 gene encoding uncharacterized protein LOC131616393 isoform X2 yields MFLIGIYWQRLGTLYLLPLLEQSNTSAIFHEDVAEESDAHAATESDKGENQNGKEYMWNPLESRSKQTKSKYKPAAHRGFMARAKGIPALELYKLAQKKKRKLVLCGHSLGGAVAALATLAILRVMAASSSSKENGNVSIKCITFSQPPVGNAALKDYINRKGWRHYFRSYCIPEDLVPRILSPAYFSHYNAQSGPELSESESNSLLLRKQEEGVEKPKVNNGEQLVLGVGPVQRSFWRLSRLVPLEGLRRQFSKHQERRISSVETNSLPDSLANTLIEDEVVQPRSLEIQEGSDGISLKPFPETDKHSLEVSTNGKTNAKANATNGDEGKWHKVPYLPSYVPFGQLYLLENSSVESLSGAEYSKLTSVKSMIAELRERFQSHSMKSYRSRFQRIFDLCMNDDASSFLGIEQWQQVSHLQQWLGLAAADTVELGHIVESPTIRTATSIVPLGWNGVPGAKNGEPLKVDITGFGLHLCTLVHAQVNGDWCSTTVESFPSAPNYSSNQEIQPELQKMRVLIGAPQRTPPKHQTVLDSLMPAFTSVDSKTAGSSASVDKDKCVRPESLNNFLIFCTSDFTTVSKEVHLRTRRVRLVGLEGSGKTTLLKAIMNKCKPSTAAYDDAVSDIDVQEVIADGLCYCDSAGINMQELKSETSRFKDELWAGIQDLNRKTDLIVLVHNLSHTIPRYSDSNGTQQKPVLSLFLDEAKCLGIPWVIAITNKFAVSAHHQKAAIDAALKAYQVSPTSVEVINSCPYVMPGFAGTSLSWDATNAESNNRVGAQKLLFAPINFVRRPFLKKEIVLQVEGVSALCQQIHRILRSHEESSFQELARDRLMMELAREQRISNDGSKNGVGKAISLNSAAVGASLGAGLGFVLAIVMGAASALRKP; encoded by the exons ATGTTCCTCATAG GTATTTATTGGCAGAGACTGGGGACACTttatttgcttcctttattggaACAAAGCAATACAA GTGCAATCTTTCATGAAGATGTTGCTGAAGAATCAGATGCACATGCAGCAACTGAATCTGATAAGGGAGAAAATCAAAATGGAAAAGAATACATGTGGAATCCTCTAGAATCCAGGTCTAAACAAACGAAGAGTAAATATAAACCTGCTGCCCATAGG GGTTTCATGGCCCGTGCCAAAGGAATACCTGCATTAGAATTATACAAGCTTGCTCAAAAGAAGAAACGCAAGCTTGTTTTGTGTGGCCATTCACTTGGAGGAGCA GTAGCAGCATTAGCTACTCTTGCCATTTTGAGAGTAATGGctgcttcatcttcatcaaaggaaaaTGGGAATGTCTCTATTAAATGTATCACATTTTCTCAACCACCTGTTGGAAATGCTGCTTTGAAGGA CTACATTAATAGAAAAGGTTGGCGGCATTATTTCAGAAGTTATTGTATCCCAGAAGATTTGGTCCCCCGTATTTTATCTCCCGCATATTTCAGCCATTATAATGCTCAGTCTGGGCCAGAGCTTTCTGAAAGTGAAAGTAACAGCTTATTATTGAGAAAACAGGAAGAAGGGGTAGAAAAGCCAAAAGTCAATAATGGAGAACAGCTGGTTTTGGGAGTAGGTCCCGTGCAGAGATCCTTCTGGAGACTCTCAAGGCTAGTTCCTTTAGAAGGATTGCGAAGGCAATTTAGTAAGCATCAAGAAAGAAGAATAAGTTCTGTTGAAACAAATTCTTTGCCTGATTCTCTTGCCAATACCTTGATTGAGGATGAAGTGGTTCAACCGCGGTCACTTGAAATACAAGAGGGTTCTGATGGCATATCACTCAAGCCTTTTCCTGAAACAGATAAACATTCATTGGAGGTGTCAACAAATGGGAAAACAAATGCAAAGGCCAATGCCACAAATGGTGATGAAGGAAAATGGCACAAAGTACCTTATTTACCATCATATGTACCATTTGGACAG CTTTATTTATTGGAGAATTCCTCTGTAGAGTCACTATCAGGTGCAGAGTACTCAAAGTTGACATCG GTCAAATCAATGATTGCTGAATTGAGGGAAAGATTTCAATCACATTCAATGAAATCATACCGATCTCGGTTTCAGAG AATCTTTGACTTATGTATGAATGACGATGCGTCATCTTTCTTAGGGATTGAGCAATGGCAACAGGTTTCTCATCTACAACAATGGCTCGGGCTTGCAGCTGCAGACACTGTTGAGCTCGGGCATATAGTAGAGTCTCCTACTATACGTACTGCAACTTCTATTGTTCCTCTAGGATGGAATGGTGTGCCTGGAGCAAAAAATGGAGAACCTCTGAAAGTTGATATTACTGGTTTCGGATTGCATCTCTGTACACTTGTTCACGCTCAAGTGAATGGTGACTG GTGTTCAACTACCGTTGAATCCTTTCCTTCTGCACCAAACTATTCTTCAAATCAAGAAATTCAGCCTGAGTTACAAAAGATGAGAGTATTAATTGGTGCTCCGCAAAGAACGCCTCCAAAACATCAAACAGTGTTGGACTCTTTGATGCCTGCTTTTACCTCTGTTGATTCAAAGACTGCCGGTAGTTCAGCATCTGTTGACAAGGATAAGTGTGTCCGTCCAGAAAGTTTAAATaactttttaatattttgcaCCAGTGATTTTACAACTGTTTCCAAAGAGGTTCATTTGAGAACTCGTAGAGTACGATTAGTTGGGCTGGAG GGATCGGGTAAAACTACTCTTTTAAAGGCAATCATGAATAAATGTAAACCAAGCACTGCAGCTTATGATGATGCAGTTTCAGATATTGACGTGCAAGAAGTTATTGCTGATGGTTTGTGCTATTGTGACTCTGCCGGAATAAATATGCAG GAACTGAAATCGGAAACCTCTCGCTTCAAGGATGAACTGTGGGCTGGTATTCAAGATCTAAATAGAAAGACAGATTTAATTGTTCTTGTTCATAACTTATCCCATACTATACCTCGATATAGTGATTCAAATGGAACTCAACAGAAGCCAGTCCTGTCACTTTTCTTGGATGAAGCCAAATGTCTTGGAATTCCTTGGGTTATTGCAATAACAAATAAATTTGCAGTTAGTGCTCACCATCAAAAGGCAGCAATTGATGCTGCTTTGAAAGCTTACCAAGTATCTCCTACCTCAGTTGAAGTTATAAACTCCTGCCCATACGTTATGCCTGGTTTTGCTGGGACTTCTTTATCATGGGATGCAACTAATGCAGAATCCAATAATAGGGTGGGTGCTCAAAAGCTTTTATTTGCTCCTATCAATTTTGTTAGGAGGCCTTTTCTGAAAAAGGAGATTGTTCTTCAAGTTGAAGGTGTCTCCGCGCTATGTCAGCAAATCCATCGCATTCTTCGCAGTCACGAAGAGTCTTCGTTTCAG GAACTTGCCAGAGATAGACTAATGATGGAGTTAGCGAGAGAGCAAAGAATATCAAATGATGGAAGTAAAAATGGTGTAGGCAAGGCAATTTCATTGAATTCTGCTGCCGTAGGCGCATCCCTTGGGGCTGGTCTTGGGTTTGTCCTGGCGATTGTAATGGGGGCAGCGTCAGCGCTGAGGAAGCCCTGA
- the LOC131616393 gene encoding uncharacterized protein LOC131616393 isoform X1, whose amino-acid sequence MEYIQSRVEPWMREQGARLMKVSWGPLQWRMRWPWTNHREQKKRIKEEYERRRKQLNDLCLALKTESLSDLQDLLCCMVLSECVYKRPATEMIRAVNKFKANFGGQIVALERVQPSSDHVPHRYLLAETGDTLFASFIGTKQYKDVIADANILQGAIFHEDVAEESDAHAATESDKGENQNGKEYMWNPLESRSKQTKSKYKPAAHRGFMARAKGIPALELYKLAQKKKRKLVLCGHSLGGAVAALATLAILRVMAASSSSKENGNVSIKCITFSQPPVGNAALKDYINRKGWRHYFRSYCIPEDLVPRILSPAYFSHYNAQSGPELSESESNSLLLRKQEEGVEKPKVNNGEQLVLGVGPVQRSFWRLSRLVPLEGLRRQFSKHQERRISSVETNSLPDSLANTLIEDEVVQPRSLEIQEGSDGISLKPFPETDKHSLEVSTNGKTNAKANATNGDEGKWHKVPYLPSYVPFGQLYLLENSSVESLSGAEYSKLTSVKSMIAELRERFQSHSMKSYRSRFQRIFDLCMNDDASSFLGIEQWQQVSHLQQWLGLAAADTVELGHIVESPTIRTATSIVPLGWNGVPGAKNGEPLKVDITGFGLHLCTLVHAQVNGDWCSTTVESFPSAPNYSSNQEIQPELQKMRVLIGAPQRTPPKHQTVLDSLMPAFTSVDSKTAGSSASVDKDKCVRPESLNNFLIFCTSDFTTVSKEVHLRTRRVRLVGLEGSGKTTLLKAIMNKCKPSTAAYDDAVSDIDVQEVIADGLCYCDSAGINMQELKSETSRFKDELWAGIQDLNRKTDLIVLVHNLSHTIPRYSDSNGTQQKPVLSLFLDEAKCLGIPWVIAITNKFAVSAHHQKAAIDAALKAYQVSPTSVEVINSCPYVMPGFAGTSLSWDATNAESNNRVGAQKLLFAPINFVRRPFLKKEIVLQVEGVSALCQQIHRILRSHEESSFQELARDRLMMELAREQRISNDGSKNGVGKAISLNSAAVGASLGAGLGFVLAIVMGAASALRKP is encoded by the exons ATGGAGTACATCCAGAGCCGCGTGGAGCCATGGATGAGAGAGCAAGGAGCGAGGCTCATGAAGGTTTCCTGGGGCCCACTCCAATGGCGGATGAGATGGCCATGGACTAACCACCGCGAGCAGAAGAAGCGGATCAAGGAGGAGTATGAACGGCGACGGAAGCAGCTTAACGATCTCTGTTTAGCGCTTAAGACTGAATCTCTATCCGATTTACAGGATCTTCTCTGTTGCATGGTTCTCTCCGAGTGCGTTTACAAG AGGCCTGCTACTGAGATGATTCGAGCTGTAAATAAATTTAAGGCCAATTTTGGAGGACAAATTGTTGCTCTGGAGCGGGTGCAACCCTCATCAGATCATGTTCCTCATAG GTATTTATTGGCAGAGACTGGGGACACTttatttgcttcctttattggaACAAAGCAATACAA GGATGTAATTGCTGATGCAAATATACTTCAAGGTGCAATCTTTCATGAAGATGTTGCTGAAGAATCAGATGCACATGCAGCAACTGAATCTGATAAGGGAGAAAATCAAAATGGAAAAGAATACATGTGGAATCCTCTAGAATCCAGGTCTAAACAAACGAAGAGTAAATATAAACCTGCTGCCCATAGG GGTTTCATGGCCCGTGCCAAAGGAATACCTGCATTAGAATTATACAAGCTTGCTCAAAAGAAGAAACGCAAGCTTGTTTTGTGTGGCCATTCACTTGGAGGAGCA GTAGCAGCATTAGCTACTCTTGCCATTTTGAGAGTAATGGctgcttcatcttcatcaaaggaaaaTGGGAATGTCTCTATTAAATGTATCACATTTTCTCAACCACCTGTTGGAAATGCTGCTTTGAAGGA CTACATTAATAGAAAAGGTTGGCGGCATTATTTCAGAAGTTATTGTATCCCAGAAGATTTGGTCCCCCGTATTTTATCTCCCGCATATTTCAGCCATTATAATGCTCAGTCTGGGCCAGAGCTTTCTGAAAGTGAAAGTAACAGCTTATTATTGAGAAAACAGGAAGAAGGGGTAGAAAAGCCAAAAGTCAATAATGGAGAACAGCTGGTTTTGGGAGTAGGTCCCGTGCAGAGATCCTTCTGGAGACTCTCAAGGCTAGTTCCTTTAGAAGGATTGCGAAGGCAATTTAGTAAGCATCAAGAAAGAAGAATAAGTTCTGTTGAAACAAATTCTTTGCCTGATTCTCTTGCCAATACCTTGATTGAGGATGAAGTGGTTCAACCGCGGTCACTTGAAATACAAGAGGGTTCTGATGGCATATCACTCAAGCCTTTTCCTGAAACAGATAAACATTCATTGGAGGTGTCAACAAATGGGAAAACAAATGCAAAGGCCAATGCCACAAATGGTGATGAAGGAAAATGGCACAAAGTACCTTATTTACCATCATATGTACCATTTGGACAG CTTTATTTATTGGAGAATTCCTCTGTAGAGTCACTATCAGGTGCAGAGTACTCAAAGTTGACATCG GTCAAATCAATGATTGCTGAATTGAGGGAAAGATTTCAATCACATTCAATGAAATCATACCGATCTCGGTTTCAGAG AATCTTTGACTTATGTATGAATGACGATGCGTCATCTTTCTTAGGGATTGAGCAATGGCAACAGGTTTCTCATCTACAACAATGGCTCGGGCTTGCAGCTGCAGACACTGTTGAGCTCGGGCATATAGTAGAGTCTCCTACTATACGTACTGCAACTTCTATTGTTCCTCTAGGATGGAATGGTGTGCCTGGAGCAAAAAATGGAGAACCTCTGAAAGTTGATATTACTGGTTTCGGATTGCATCTCTGTACACTTGTTCACGCTCAAGTGAATGGTGACTG GTGTTCAACTACCGTTGAATCCTTTCCTTCTGCACCAAACTATTCTTCAAATCAAGAAATTCAGCCTGAGTTACAAAAGATGAGAGTATTAATTGGTGCTCCGCAAAGAACGCCTCCAAAACATCAAACAGTGTTGGACTCTTTGATGCCTGCTTTTACCTCTGTTGATTCAAAGACTGCCGGTAGTTCAGCATCTGTTGACAAGGATAAGTGTGTCCGTCCAGAAAGTTTAAATaactttttaatattttgcaCCAGTGATTTTACAACTGTTTCCAAAGAGGTTCATTTGAGAACTCGTAGAGTACGATTAGTTGGGCTGGAG GGATCGGGTAAAACTACTCTTTTAAAGGCAATCATGAATAAATGTAAACCAAGCACTGCAGCTTATGATGATGCAGTTTCAGATATTGACGTGCAAGAAGTTATTGCTGATGGTTTGTGCTATTGTGACTCTGCCGGAATAAATATGCAG GAACTGAAATCGGAAACCTCTCGCTTCAAGGATGAACTGTGGGCTGGTATTCAAGATCTAAATAGAAAGACAGATTTAATTGTTCTTGTTCATAACTTATCCCATACTATACCTCGATATAGTGATTCAAATGGAACTCAACAGAAGCCAGTCCTGTCACTTTTCTTGGATGAAGCCAAATGTCTTGGAATTCCTTGGGTTATTGCAATAACAAATAAATTTGCAGTTAGTGCTCACCATCAAAAGGCAGCAATTGATGCTGCTTTGAAAGCTTACCAAGTATCTCCTACCTCAGTTGAAGTTATAAACTCCTGCCCATACGTTATGCCTGGTTTTGCTGGGACTTCTTTATCATGGGATGCAACTAATGCAGAATCCAATAATAGGGTGGGTGCTCAAAAGCTTTTATTTGCTCCTATCAATTTTGTTAGGAGGCCTTTTCTGAAAAAGGAGATTGTTCTTCAAGTTGAAGGTGTCTCCGCGCTATGTCAGCAAATCCATCGCATTCTTCGCAGTCACGAAGAGTCTTCGTTTCAG GAACTTGCCAGAGATAGACTAATGATGGAGTTAGCGAGAGAGCAAAGAATATCAAATGATGGAAGTAAAAATGGTGTAGGCAAGGCAATTTCATTGAATTCTGCTGCCGTAGGCGCATCCCTTGGGGCTGGTCTTGGGTTTGTCCTGGCGATTGTAATGGGGGCAGCGTCAGCGCTGAGGAAGCCCTGA
- the LOC131616393 gene encoding uncharacterized protein LOC131616393 isoform X3 yields MEYIQSRVEPWMREQGARLMKVSWGPLQWRMRWPWTNHREQKKRIKEEYERRRKQLNDLCLALKTESLSDLQDLLCCMVLSECVYKRPATEMIRAVNKFKANFGGQIVALERVQPSSDHVPHRYLLAETGDTLFASFIGTKQYKDVIADANILQGAIFHEDVAEESDAHAATESDKGENQNGKEYMWNPLESRSKQTKSKYKPAAHRGFMARAKGIPALELYKLAQKKKRKLVLCGHSLGGAVAALATLAILRVMAASSSSKENGNVSIKCITFSQPPVGNAALKDYINRKGWRHYFRSYCIPEDLVPRILSPAYFSHYNAQSGPELSESESNSLLLRKQEEGVEKPKVNNGEQLVLGVGPVQRSFWRLSRLVPLEGLRRQFSKHQERRISSVETNSLPDSLANTLIEDEVVQPRSLEIQEGSDGISLKPFPETDKHSLEVSTNGKTNAKANATNGDEGKWHKVPYLPSYVPFGQLYLLENSSVESLSGAEYSKLTSVKSMIAELRERFQSHSMKSYRSRFQRIFDLCMNDDASSFLGIEQWQQVSHLQQWLGLAAADTVELGHIVESPTIRTATSIVPLGWNGVPGAKNGEPLKVDITGFGLHLCTLVHAQVNGDWCSTTVESFPSAPNYSSNQEIQPELQKMRVLIGAPQRTPPKHQTVLDSLMPAFTSVDSKTAGSSASVDKDKCVRPESLNNFLIFCTSDFTTVSKEVHLRTRRVRLVGLEGSGKTTLLKAIMNKCKPSTAAYDDAVSDIDVQEVIADGLCYCDSAGINMQELARDRLMMELAREQRISNDGSKNGVGKAISLNSAAVGASLGAGLGFVLAIVMGAASALRKP; encoded by the exons ATGGAGTACATCCAGAGCCGCGTGGAGCCATGGATGAGAGAGCAAGGAGCGAGGCTCATGAAGGTTTCCTGGGGCCCACTCCAATGGCGGATGAGATGGCCATGGACTAACCACCGCGAGCAGAAGAAGCGGATCAAGGAGGAGTATGAACGGCGACGGAAGCAGCTTAACGATCTCTGTTTAGCGCTTAAGACTGAATCTCTATCCGATTTACAGGATCTTCTCTGTTGCATGGTTCTCTCCGAGTGCGTTTACAAG AGGCCTGCTACTGAGATGATTCGAGCTGTAAATAAATTTAAGGCCAATTTTGGAGGACAAATTGTTGCTCTGGAGCGGGTGCAACCCTCATCAGATCATGTTCCTCATAG GTATTTATTGGCAGAGACTGGGGACACTttatttgcttcctttattggaACAAAGCAATACAA GGATGTAATTGCTGATGCAAATATACTTCAAGGTGCAATCTTTCATGAAGATGTTGCTGAAGAATCAGATGCACATGCAGCAACTGAATCTGATAAGGGAGAAAATCAAAATGGAAAAGAATACATGTGGAATCCTCTAGAATCCAGGTCTAAACAAACGAAGAGTAAATATAAACCTGCTGCCCATAGG GGTTTCATGGCCCGTGCCAAAGGAATACCTGCATTAGAATTATACAAGCTTGCTCAAAAGAAGAAACGCAAGCTTGTTTTGTGTGGCCATTCACTTGGAGGAGCA GTAGCAGCATTAGCTACTCTTGCCATTTTGAGAGTAATGGctgcttcatcttcatcaaaggaaaaTGGGAATGTCTCTATTAAATGTATCACATTTTCTCAACCACCTGTTGGAAATGCTGCTTTGAAGGA CTACATTAATAGAAAAGGTTGGCGGCATTATTTCAGAAGTTATTGTATCCCAGAAGATTTGGTCCCCCGTATTTTATCTCCCGCATATTTCAGCCATTATAATGCTCAGTCTGGGCCAGAGCTTTCTGAAAGTGAAAGTAACAGCTTATTATTGAGAAAACAGGAAGAAGGGGTAGAAAAGCCAAAAGTCAATAATGGAGAACAGCTGGTTTTGGGAGTAGGTCCCGTGCAGAGATCCTTCTGGAGACTCTCAAGGCTAGTTCCTTTAGAAGGATTGCGAAGGCAATTTAGTAAGCATCAAGAAAGAAGAATAAGTTCTGTTGAAACAAATTCTTTGCCTGATTCTCTTGCCAATACCTTGATTGAGGATGAAGTGGTTCAACCGCGGTCACTTGAAATACAAGAGGGTTCTGATGGCATATCACTCAAGCCTTTTCCTGAAACAGATAAACATTCATTGGAGGTGTCAACAAATGGGAAAACAAATGCAAAGGCCAATGCCACAAATGGTGATGAAGGAAAATGGCACAAAGTACCTTATTTACCATCATATGTACCATTTGGACAG CTTTATTTATTGGAGAATTCCTCTGTAGAGTCACTATCAGGTGCAGAGTACTCAAAGTTGACATCG GTCAAATCAATGATTGCTGAATTGAGGGAAAGATTTCAATCACATTCAATGAAATCATACCGATCTCGGTTTCAGAG AATCTTTGACTTATGTATGAATGACGATGCGTCATCTTTCTTAGGGATTGAGCAATGGCAACAGGTTTCTCATCTACAACAATGGCTCGGGCTTGCAGCTGCAGACACTGTTGAGCTCGGGCATATAGTAGAGTCTCCTACTATACGTACTGCAACTTCTATTGTTCCTCTAGGATGGAATGGTGTGCCTGGAGCAAAAAATGGAGAACCTCTGAAAGTTGATATTACTGGTTTCGGATTGCATCTCTGTACACTTGTTCACGCTCAAGTGAATGGTGACTG GTGTTCAACTACCGTTGAATCCTTTCCTTCTGCACCAAACTATTCTTCAAATCAAGAAATTCAGCCTGAGTTACAAAAGATGAGAGTATTAATTGGTGCTCCGCAAAGAACGCCTCCAAAACATCAAACAGTGTTGGACTCTTTGATGCCTGCTTTTACCTCTGTTGATTCAAAGACTGCCGGTAGTTCAGCATCTGTTGACAAGGATAAGTGTGTCCGTCCAGAAAGTTTAAATaactttttaatattttgcaCCAGTGATTTTACAACTGTTTCCAAAGAGGTTCATTTGAGAACTCGTAGAGTACGATTAGTTGGGCTGGAG GGATCGGGTAAAACTACTCTTTTAAAGGCAATCATGAATAAATGTAAACCAAGCACTGCAGCTTATGATGATGCAGTTTCAGATATTGACGTGCAAGAAGTTATTGCTGATGGTTTGTGCTATTGTGACTCTGCCGGAATAAATATGCAG GAACTTGCCAGAGATAGACTAATGATGGAGTTAGCGAGAGAGCAAAGAATATCAAATGATGGAAGTAAAAATGGTGTAGGCAAGGCAATTTCATTGAATTCTGCTGCCGTAGGCGCATCCCTTGGGGCTGGTCTTGGGTTTGTCCTGGCGATTGTAATGGGGGCAGCGTCAGCGCTGAGGAAGCCCTGA